DNA from Patescibacteria group bacterium:
AGATTCATGAACCGGGCTTTTTTATTTTAGGCTATAATGATAGAATAATCTCATGAAAATTCTGGGCATTGAAACTTCTTGCGACGAAACCGCGCTCGCGGTCGTGGAGACCGACGGCCGGGATTTTAAGGTTATTAAAAACCTGGTTTATTCGCAGATCCCGATTCATGAGAAATACGGCGGCGTGGTGCCCGAGGTAGCGGCGCGGGCGCACGTGGAAAAAATGCCCGAGCTATTGATGTCTCTCGGAAGCCGCGATGGGAAGGGAATTGACGCCATTGCCGTCACTCACGGTCCGGGACTCGTTACTTCGCTCCGCGTGGGCGTGGAAACCGCCAAAACGCTCGCCTGGCTCTGGAAAAAACCACTTGTCGGGATCAACCACATTGAGGGCCACATCATGGCGAATTGGCTGGCGCCAATTCGCAAAATCCAAAATCCAAATAACAAATTCCAAAATATTAGATTTCCGGCGATTGCGCTCGTGGTATCCGGCGGGCATACCGAGCTTTTTCTTATGCCCCGCCTTGGGGAGTATAAAAAAATCGGCCAGACACTGGACGACGCGGCCGGCGAAGCCTTTGACAAGGTCGCGAAGATTTTAGACATCGGCTATCCCGGCGGACCGGCGGTCGCGCGGTGGGCTGAATCCGGAAGAACGGATGCATTTGACTTTCCGCGGCCCATGCTTGACCGTCCGGATTTCAATTTTTCATTTTCCGGACTCAAGACCGCGGTGCTTTACCAAGTCATGAAAAATAAATCTAAAACCAAGAATCAAAAATATATGGCCGATGTCTGCGCCTCGTTTCAGGAGGCGGTTGTTGATACCCTGGTCGGAAAAACCATCAAAGCCGCGCAAGCGTCCGGCGTCAAGATTATTATGCTCGGCGGCGGCGTTTCGGCAAATGCGTGGCTCCGGCGCGAGCTCGAGATGGGAGTGACAAAATTTTTGCCTAACGTCGGTCTCGTACTTCCGGAAATCAAATATACCGGCGACAACGCGGCCATGATCGCGGCCGCCGGATATCTCCATGCGATTAAGAAAGATTTTATTGATTGGCGGAAGATTGAGGTAGATCCCAATCTGTCTCTATGAAAAAAATAATTAATTCCGAACAAGAGATGCACGCTTTCGCGGGCAATATCGCCAAAAAATTAAGAGCCGGCGATGTTTTGGCATTGGCCGGCGATCTGGGCTCCGGAAAAACCACATTCGTGAAAGGCCTGGCGCGGGCGCTCGGCGTTAAAGAAACCGTGACCAGCCCGACTTTTGTTTTGCTCAAGCCATACCAGACAAAAATCCAAAATCCAAAATCCAAAATCCAAAATTTAATCCACGTTGATGCGTATCGGATAGAGAAAGGCGAGGAGCTTATTTTCGTTGGGCTCGATGAATTTTTTGAGAGTCCGGACACAGTCACGGTGATTGAGTGGGCGGACAAAGTTAAAAAAATTCTGCCTCGCGGCAGAACCAAATGGATTAAATTTTCTCTGGGCGCAAATCCAAACCAGCGGATTGTTGTTATTCCGTAACCCGAAACACTTCGTCAACCGAAGTCATGCCGTCCAGGGCTTTGAGGACGCCGTCCTGCACCATGGTAATCATGCCCTGCGCGGCGGCGAGTTCCTCCATCTTGTATTCAGCCACCTCTTCGGCGAGGATGGCTTTTTCTATATCCTTATTCATGGTGAAAATTTCATAAATGCCGACCCGCCCCTTGTAGCCGAGTCCGTTGCATGCGTCGCAGCCCGCACCTTTCCAGAATTTTAAATTTTTCATATCAACCTTGACGCCGCTTTTCTCCGGAATCTTAGAGATGACTTCCAGGATGCGCGTTTGCGTTGCTGCGTCGAGTTTGATTTCCGCTTTGCATTTTGAACAAATTTTCCGGCAAAGGCGCTGGCCGATGACCGCGTTTAAGGCCGGCGCGAGCAAAAACCCCTTGGCGCCCATGGCAAGGAACCGGGGAATCGCGCCTGCCGCGTTATTCGTGTGGATGGTGGAAATCACCAGGTGCCCGGTGAGTGCCGCGTTGATGGCGATATCCGCGGTTTCCAGATCCCGGATTTCGCCGACCATGATGATATCCGGGTCCTGGCGCAGAATTGACCGCAGGCCCTTGGCAAATGTGTAATCATGGGACGGATCAATCTGGCTCTGGCTGATTCCCTCAAGCCGGTACTCAATCGGATCCTCAAGAGTGATGATTTTGAGTTCCGGATTTTTTATTTTTTTCAAAATCGCGTAAAGCGTGGTGGTTTTGCCGGATCCGGTCGGGCCGGTGGTGAGGATCATGCCGTTCGGCCGCGTGATCTGGGCCGAAAGAATCTCAAGCGCCCGTCCGCGGATGCCGAGCGCGTCAAACTCAAGGGCAATGGCTTTTTTGGAGAGTATTCTCATGACCACCGACTCGCCGTAATTCGTGGGAATCGCGGAGACGCGCACGTCAACCTCTTCGTCTTTCATGAAAATGGTAAATCTCCCGTCTTGCGGCTTGTCGGTTACGTTAATCTTGAGCCCGGCCACGAGTTTGATGCGTGAAATAATTTGTTTCCATTTTTTCTGGTCAATGTCGGCCGCATCCTGGAGCACGCCGTCGATTCTGAGACGCAGTTTTATGGCATGTTCTTCGGCTTCAACATGGATGTCGGAGGCGCCGAGCCGGAGCGCGGCCGCGATGGCGAGGGCGAGTATTTCGGTGGTGGAGACTTTGTTGATTTGCGCCTGAAGAGATTTAAAATCAGCCACCGTCTCCTGGAATTTTAAGAGGTCATCCGCCGAAATTTCCACGCCTTTGATGATTTTCCGCGGTTCGGGCAATACATCGTAAAGCTTCATCGACCGGTTCAGGCTCTGCTCGGTGACCAGATAAATTTTTCCGTCCGTGTGCAGGCGTTCTTCAAGCTGGAAGAGAACCTCTTTGATTTTTTCGTCTGCCGGTTCAAGCGCGGCGAGCCGGAGCTCGGGTCCGGTGTAGAGAAAACATAAAATCTTGAGCTTCTCCGCCTGCTCGCGGGGAATGAGCGCCAGCGCCTCCGGGCTTATGGCAAAGCCCTTGAGGTTGATATACGGAACGCCCAAAGACTGGGCCTTGCTCTCGGCAAGGCGCTCCAATTCCGCCTCGCGGACCTCGCCCATCTTTTCCTTGAGTTTTTCTCCGGTCGCCGAAGTCGCCCCCTTCTTTTGCCTTGAAGGAATGAGGTCTTCGATTGATTGTGGGCCCTGATTGGCCATAATTATTTTTTTCGTTTACTGATTTTTTTATGTTCGTGCAAATTCGCGAGTCCGTGGACCCAGCGGGCAAGTCGCGAAAGTCCGCCACGCGACGCGAGCCGCTCAAAAAGCATGACCCACGCCGTGTACTGGAAGGTGACCGTAAACGCACTTCCGAAAATCATGACTCCCGCAAAAATCAGCACCGAGAGGATGAGTATCACGAGGAATGCTGCGTTTGAGGCGAGTGCTACAGCCGCGAGAACGAGCAGCATAATGGGGAGTGAGATCACGAGGAAGATAAGCACGATCGCAAGTCCAATGAGAAAAGAGATAACGAAAAGCAAAAATCCAAGTTCCATGCAGATGAGCCAGTGGCGTTTGAAAA
Protein-coding regions in this window:
- the tsaD gene encoding tRNA (adenosine(37)-N6)-threonylcarbamoyltransferase complex transferase subunit TsaD, with translation MKILGIETSCDETALAVVETDGRDFKVIKNLVYSQIPIHEKYGGVVPEVAARAHVEKMPELLMSLGSRDGKGIDAIAVTHGPGLVTSLRVGVETAKTLAWLWKKPLVGINHIEGHIMANWLAPIRKIQNPNNKFQNIRFPAIALVVSGGHTELFLMPRLGEYKKIGQTLDDAAGEAFDKVAKILDIGYPGGPAVARWAESGRTDAFDFPRPMLDRPDFNFSFSGLKTAVLYQVMKNKSKTKNQKYMADVCASFQEAVVDTLVGKTIKAAQASGVKIIMLGGGVSANAWLRRELEMGVTKFLPNVGLVLPEIKYTGDNAAMIAAAGYLHAIKKDFIDWRKIEVDPNLSL
- the tsaE gene encoding tRNA (adenosine(37)-N6)-threonylcarbamoyltransferase complex ATPase subunit type 1 TsaE; this encodes MKKIINSEQEMHAFAGNIAKKLRAGDVLALAGDLGSGKTTFVKGLARALGVKETVTSPTFVLLKPYQTKIQNPKSKIQNLIHVDAYRIEKGEELIFVGLDEFFESPDTVTVIEWADKVKKILPRGRTKWIKFSLGANPNQRIVVIP
- a CDS encoding GspE/PulE family protein; this encodes MANQGPQSIEDLIPSRQKKGATSATGEKLKEKMGEVREAELERLAESKAQSLGVPYINLKGFAISPEALALIPREQAEKLKILCFLYTGPELRLAALEPADEKIKEVLFQLEERLHTDGKIYLVTEQSLNRSMKLYDVLPEPRKIIKGVEISADDLLKFQETVADFKSLQAQINKVSTTEILALAIAAALRLGASDIHVEAEEHAIKLRLRIDGVLQDAADIDQKKWKQIISRIKLVAGLKINVTDKPQDGRFTIFMKDEEVDVRVSAIPTNYGESVVMRILSKKAIALEFDALGIRGRALEILSAQITRPNGMILTTGPTGSGKTTTLYAILKKIKNPELKIITLEDPIEYRLEGISQSQIDPSHDYTFAKGLRSILRQDPDIIMVGEIRDLETADIAINAALTGHLVISTIHTNNAAGAIPRFLAMGAKGFLLAPALNAVIGQRLCRKICSKCKAEIKLDAATQTRILEVISKIPEKSGVKVDMKNLKFWKGAGCDACNGLGYKGRVGIYEIFTMNKDIEKAILAEEVAEYKMEELAAAQGMITMVQDGVLKALDGMTSVDEVFRVTE